The stretch of DNA AATTATAGAAATTAGGGTTAATATTAATCTTTCATCCTTCGCTCGGTCAGGAGATTGTATTTTAAATCAAGCTTAATCTCTGATTAAGCTTAGCGGTGGATTAGTCACCATATAAAACAAAAAAGCCTTCTAAAAAGAAGGCTTTTGTACCCAGGGCGGGACTTGAACCCGCACGATCGCAATGATCATTGGATTTTAAGTCCAACGTGTCTACCAATTCCACCACCTGGGCTTAGTACTACTTCGCCCAGCAGGATGGGAGCTTGCAATAAATTGCTGCGGTTCCACCACCTGGGCTTCATTTAGATTTCCCCAAATGGGGCAACTAAAAATGAACTTTTCTTGAGCGAAAGACGGGATTCGGACCCGCGACCCCGACCTTGGCAAGGTCGTGCTCTACCAGCTGAGCTACTTTCGCATTGAGGGTGCAAATATACATATATTTTTTTTTGACAAGCAAGCTTTTAAATGAAAATTATTTCCCTAAAAGTTTTTTGATTTCATTAAGCTTCATTAGTGCTTCAATAGGAGTTAAAGTATTGATATCCGTGTTTAAAATATCGTCGCGAATTTGATATAATAGAGGATCATCCAATTGTATAAAACTTAATTGGAAATCGTTTTTATCATTACGCTTATTTTTATTTTCGATAGGTTTATTAAAATCTCTTTTTCTATGTGTATCTTCTAAAGTTTTAAGCATCTCATTGCTTCTATCAACTATAATTTGAGGAATACCTGCCATTTTAGCTACGTGAATACCAAAACTATGCTCACTACCGCCTTCTTTTAATTTACGTAGGAAAATTACTTTATTCTGAATTTCTTTAACAGAAATATGATAGTTCTTAATTCGTTTAAACTGTTTTGCCATTTCGTTTAACTCATGATAATGAGTTGCAAATAATACTTTAGCTTTAAAAGTTGGATGTTCGTGTAAATATTCGGCTATAGACCAAGCAATAGAAATTCCATCGTAAGTGCTGGTTCCACGACCAATTTCATCGAGCAAGATTAAAGAACGATTAGAAATATTATTTAGAATACTTGCCGTTTCGTTCATCTCTACCATAAAAGTAGATTCGCCCGAAGAAATATTATCACTTGCACCAACGCGAGTAAATAATTTATCGACTAAACCTATTTTTGCACTTTCGGCAGGGACAAAACTTCCCATCTGCGCAAGTAAAACAATTAAAGCTGTTTGCCGGAGCAAAGCCGATTTACCCGACATATTAGGACCTGTGATAATAATAATTTGTTGCTTTTCCGTATCTAAAAACACATTATTAGCTATATAATTTTCGCCGGGTTCTAACTGTTGCTCTATAACCGGATGACGCCCGTTTTTAATATCTAAAACGTAAGTATTATTAATTTCGGGACGAATATAATTATACTCATTTGCTAAAGATGCAAAAGATAAAAGTATATCGAGTTTTGCGGCTATAGTGGCATTAAGTTGAATAGGAACAATATAATCGCTTAAACTTATAATGAGGTTTGAGTATAATTGATGCTCAATAAGAAGAATCTTTTCTTCTGCACCAAGAATTTTTGATTCTAACACTTTAAGCTCTTCGGTAATATAACGCTCAGAACCCGTTAAAGTCTGTTTTCGATGCCACTCTTCAGGTACTTTATCTTTATGCACATTGGTGACTTCCAAATAATAACCAAATACATTATTGTAGCCAATTTTTAAAGATGTAATACCGGTATTTTTAGATTCTCTTTCTTGAATATCCTTTAAAATGTCTTTACTTGATGTACTGATATTACGAAGCTCGTCTAATTCGACCGAAACGCCACTCGCAATTACATTGCCTTTTGCAACTACTACGGGAGCATCTTCAAGTAATTCTTCTTCTATTTTTTTCCGAATCAAAGCACAAAAATTAAGCTGCTCACTCATTTTTTGCAAACTTATTTCATCACTTTCGCTTAATATCTTTTGAATATTTTCGATATGATAAAGTGCTCTTTTAAGTTGAAGTACTTCTCTGGGATTAACTTTTCCCGTGGCAACTTTAGATATTAATCTTTCTAAATCGCCTAAATCATTTATTTCAGAAATTAAGGAATCGCGTAAGCTTTTATTCTCCACAAAAAAAGAAACAATATCGTGGCGTTCTTGTATAGGATGTATATCTTTTAAAGGCAGTACCATCCATCGTTTTAGCATTCTTGAGCCCATTGGAGATACCGTTTTATCAATAATATCGAGTAAGGTTTTTGCGTTTTCGTTAGGCGAATGCAAAAGTTCTAAATTTCGAATAGTAAAACGATCGAGCCACACATAATGATCTTCTTCAATTCGTGCAAGCTTATTGATATGTCCAATTTTATGATGTTGAGTTTCGCTTAAATAATGCAAAGCAGCTCCGGCAGCAATAACACCTTGGGTTAAATGCTCTACCCCAAAACCTTTAAGAGATGATGTTTTAAAATGTTTGAGTAAAAGCTCAGTAGCAAACTCGCTAGTAAAAACCCAATCATCAAAAGTGGTTGTAAAAAATTTATCGCCAAAAATTTTATTAAAGTCATTTAATTTATTTCTCTGAACAATAACTTCGTTTGGGCGAAAACTCTGCAAAAGCTTATCGATATATGATGTAGAACCCTGAGCAACAAAAAATTCACCTGTAGAGATATCTAAAAAAGAAACACCACTAAGCTTAGTATTAAAATCTACACAGGCCAAAAAATTATTGACTTTATGCTCTAAAACATTGTCGTTATACGAAACTCCCGGAGTTACCAACTCTGTTACCCCTCGCTTGACAATAGTTTTAGTAGTTTTAGGATCTTCCAACTGATCGCAAATAGCAACACGCTGACCTGCTTTTACAAGTTTTGGCAAATAAGTATCCAAAGCATGATGTGGAAAGCCAGCCAATTCAACAAAACGAGCTGAACCATTGGCACGCTTTGTTAAAACTATACCCAGTATTTTAGAAGTTTTAATAGCATCGGAACTAAAGGTTTCATAAAAATCACCTACCCGAAATAATAATAAAGCATTAGGATATTTAGCCTTAATGCTGTTGTATTGTTTCATTAATGGAGTTTCGGCAATTTTTTTTGTGCTCACACTTAAGTCTTTTTGAATTTAGCTGGTAAATTTACAGATTCTAAACAAATCTTGCTTTTTTTTTGATCTTTTTTGAAAACTTCTTTTTTTTTGATTTTTTGCAAAAGCTGTAAATGTTGTAGCTTTCCAAAAGAATTATAAACCCTTTATTATTAAGGTATTCCGGTACATCAATACGCTATGTACACTTCTTTGACTGAATATCAATCGATTATATTTAGTATCCCGAAATTGCTTCTTTTAAAATATTTTTATTATTCATTTGTTAAACTATTGTAAATCATTTAGATTTGCGACTTAGATTTTAACATATTTTAATTTGTACTTATGATAAGATTAAGTGCTCTGGTAATTCATCTTGTATTAATTTAATAAACCTAAAGATTAATGAAAAACAAATTTTTACTCTTAGTATTCTTGGCTTTTGTTACGGCTTTGCCTCAAGCTTTTAGTCAGGGTGTTACAACATCTTCCATTTCCGGAAAAGTTGTAGACAATGCCGGGGAAGCTATTCCAATGGCTAATGTAGTAGTAATTCACACTCCAACAGGTACTGAATATGGTACTGTTACTATGGACGACGGTGGATTTAATATTCGTAATATGCGTGTAGGGGGACCTTACAAAGTTGTTGTTTCTTTTGTTGGATTTGAAAACACCGAGGAAACCGGAATTTATTTACAACTGAACAAAACTTCTAATGTCCTAGTTACCTTACAACCAAGTGCTACAGAATTAGCCGAAGTTGAAATTCTAGCAAAAGAAGAAGGTGAACTTAATGCCGAGCAAACTGGTGCTATGACAAGTATCGATAGTAAACAAATCCAGAGTTTACCAAATATTTCCCGTAGTTCCGGAGACTTAACACGTTTAACACCTCAAGCCGATGGAAATAGCTTTGGTGGTCGTAATAAATTGTATAATAACTTTTCCCTTGATGGATCTATTTTCAATAATTCTTTCGGATTAGATTATGCTACTCCCGGTGGACAAGCAGATGCACAGCCTGTTTCTCTTGATGCTATTGAGCAAATTCAAGTTTCTTTAGCTCCTTTTGATGTTAGAGAAGGTGGTTTCACCGGTGCCGGTATCAATGCAGTTACTAAATCAGGAACTAATGAAATAAAAGCTACGGTTTACACTTTCTTAAGAAATGAAAATATGATAGGCGATAAGGTTAGCGGTGTTGATGCTCCTAATCTTGATTTCAGCACTAGCCAAACAGGTTTTAGTGTTGGTGGTCCAATTATAAAAAACAAACTTTTCTTCTTTGTGAATGCTGAAGCAGAACGTAGAGACCAATTAGCTCATGGCTTTGTTGCTGATAACGGAACAAATTCAGGACCAAATGTAACTAGCGTTTTAGAAAGTGATATTATTGCTGTTCAACAACATTTGTTAAACGAATGGGGTTATGATGCTGGTGCTTATCAAGGATATAATCACGAAACTTATAACAATAAATTTTTAGCGAAACTTGATTGGAATATTGCAAAAAATCACACTTTAACATTACGTTATAATATGCTTGATGCCTGGAAAGATATTCTTCCTCATCCGGAAGCAATTATCGGTCGCGGACCAACAAGTTATCGTCTTCCTTTCGAAAATTCATCTTATACTATCAACAATAAAATTCACTCGGTAGTTGCGGAACTAAATTCTATTTTTTCTACTAATATAGCTAATAAATTAATGTTTAGTTATACCGGTTTTAGAGATAGTCGTGATCCACATTCTGCGCCATTCCCTGTTATTGATATTTTTGATGAAAATGGAAATCTTGCTATTACAGCCGGTTCGGAGATGTTCTCAACTCATAATATTCTAGATCAAGATGTTTTCCAATTTACAGATAACTTAACCTATTATATGAATAACCACACTATTACTGCCGGTGTAAACCTTGAAGTTTTTAAGTTTAACAACTCTTTTAACTTATTCTATTATCCTTGGCATATGTTCTTTGGTGGTGTTGATGAGTTTTTAGCTACTACTTCTGAAGATATGGATTTTAATGCTGAAGTTGCTGCTGCACAACAAAAACCTTTTGCAATGTCAGAAGTTGATGTTGCTCAACTAGGTCTTTATCTTCAGGATGAGTTTAAAGTAAACGATCAGTTTAATTTGACTTTTGGTTTACGTATAGATGTTCCTATTTACTTGAATTCAATTGAAGAAACAGATGCTACTCTTGAAGCTGCAAATTTTGACGGTTGGGTAGATGAAGATGGAAACTCTACAGTTGTTGATCCAACAATATGGCCAAGCGCTCGTGTCCTTTGGTCTCCTCGTATTGGATTTAATTATGACGTTAAAGGCGACAATAGCCTTCGTTTACGTGGTGGTACCGGTATCTTTACCGGACGTATCCCATTTGTATGGTTAGGTAACCAAGCTTCAAACCCAGGTATAAACCCCGGTTATACTTTCCAAGTTAATTCTACTTCAGAAGATTTCCGTTTCCCACAGGTATGGAAAAGTAATTTAGCTGCCGACTGGAACTTAGGCAATGGTTTAATCGTTGGTTTCGAAGGAATCTATGGAAAAGATATCAATGCTGTAGTTCACCGCAACTACAATATGTCAGCTCCTTCTAGTAATTTATCCGGAACTGGTGATACTCGTGCAATTTTTGGTGGTTTTAATGAAGCTAATATTTATTCTTCTGATGCTAATGCTATTGGATTCCTTGATGCAGGTGCTATTGTTATGGATAATGTTTCTGAAGGTTACCAATATAGCTTAACTGGTAAAATTCAAAAAGCTTTTGCTTTTGGTCTACGTGCAGATGTTGCCTATACTTATCAAGAATCTAAAGACTATACTTCTATTCCTGCAGAGATTGCTGCTGATGCTTTCCAACGTAATCCAGTAGTTGGCGATCCTAACGATCCTACTTTATCTTGGTCTCGTTATGGTTTAAAGCACCGCATAATCTCAAGCTTTATGTATCAAACAAGCTATAAAAATATGGCTTCTTCTTTCGGATTAATCTTTGAGGCTGGACAAGGAAATCGTTATTCTTTTACTTATGCTGGTGACTTAAATCAGGATGGTATTATGAACAACGACCTTCTTTATGTTCCTGCAAGTTCAAATGATATTCATTTTGGTACTGTTGAAGAAGGTGTTGGTATTGAAGCCGCAAATGCTTCTGCACAATGGGCTGCTTTAGATGCGTTTATCGAACAAGATGATTATTTAAGTACTCGTCGTGGTACTTACGCTGAAAGAAATGGTGCTTCTTTGCCTTGGTTCGCTCAAATGGACTTCCGTGTTATGCAAGACTTCTATTTTGACATAAAAGGAAAGAAACATACAATTCAACTTTCTCTTGATATTATGAATCTAGGAAATATGATCAACTCTAATTGGGGTGTTCGTCAATATGCAACGACATATAACCCAATTGCAGTTACTGGTGTTGATGCTAATAATGTACCTTATTTCAACTTTGATACTAACTTAACTGATTCTTATATCGATGCATTCTCTGTTGCTTCAAAATGGCAAATGCAATTCGGTGTCCGTTATATCTTCTAAGAAAGGTATAGGTTATCAAATACTAAAAAAGTGCTGTCTCCATTTGGAAGCAGCACTTTTTTTATGCCCATTTTATTATTTATTCTTTTAAAAAACTAACCATAGAGACATGAAGACACAGAGTTTTAAATTTTAAATTAAACTTGATTTACTTATTCATAACCAATTTTTTCTTTGTGTCTTAGTGCCTTTGTGGTGAGGAATTCAAATATCAAGAAAATCACAGCTCCAAATAAAACTCTATCCTGTCAATCACTTCGCCCAAAACAACAGAAATTAAAACGGAGTAATTAACGGTATCAAAACCTAAAGTGAAAAAAAGTACCACAGGAACAATAAAACCCAAAAGAATTCTGAAAACAGAAAAAACAAGACGGATATCATTTCCAACTTTCTGAAACATTATTTTTCTAGTGATATACAAATAAGCTTTTAAAATCAAGGCTCCAAAAAACATCCACGGATTAAAAACAAGAATAGCAACATAAAGAAAAACCGTAAAGAATAACACATCGGCACTGTGGTATTTATTTTCTTTTTTTGATGGCAATTGCCGATATATATTGTCAATGGAAACCAAAGTAAGCAAACCAAGAATAGTTGCCAACAAACCCAACTCATTTTGCTGAGGAAAAAATAGCCAAAGCGATGCCAATGGAACAAAAAGACTGTAGGCTACTATTTCTCTACTCAACCACGATTTACGAATGTTTAATACAGCTCGCCAAGCACGTAACTTTTTACCCAGATGAGCCATACTTAAAATTCCACCTAAAATAGCAAGCCCAATAAAAAGCTCAGGTTTTATTGATAATCCTTTACTAAAAGCAGCATAAAAAGCAGCCACCAATAATGTGGTAAGCAAGCTGAAAACCAATAATGACCATTCTGATGAAATGCCATTTTTTTTCTTCTCCGCTAAATTTAATTCTTTCTTCAAATCATTAATATTTTATTTTTGATATTGTAAACTATGTTACAATCTTGTAAAAAGCAGTATAATATTTAAACATAAAAATTCTTGATAAAAATATGAAATTAATCTATGTTTCAGACTTAGAATAAAGCTATATATCTTTTATATCTAACTTAGGTTAACCAAAATGGGATTCTGTTTTTAGAATGAATTCTTTGTAACCTAATTATTTTTTAAATTAGCTCTCTAAGTATAAGAAAAATGTATTTTTACCAACAAAACACAAACCAAATTATTTGCCGTTGCGAAAAGGCAAGTCAAACCGCTAAAATCATAGTATGTTTAAGCAAAATATAAAACCATTTTTGTTATTTTTATTT from Bacteroidales bacterium encodes:
- the mutS gene encoding DNA mismatch repair protein MutS, whose protein sequence is MKQYNSIKAKYPNALLLFRVGDFYETFSSDAIKTSKILGIVLTKRANGSARFVELAGFPHHALDTYLPKLVKAGQRVAICDQLEDPKTTKTIVKRGVTELVTPGVSYNDNVLEHKVNNFLACVDFNTKLSGVSFLDISTGEFFVAQGSTSYIDKLLQSFRPNEVIVQRNKLNDFNKIFGDKFFTTTFDDWVFTSEFATELLLKHFKTSSLKGFGVEHLTQGVIAAGAALHYLSETQHHKIGHINKLARIEEDHYVWLDRFTIRNLELLHSPNENAKTLLDIIDKTVSPMGSRMLKRWMVLPLKDIHPIQERHDIVSFFVENKSLRDSLISEINDLGDLERLISKVATGKVNPREVLQLKRALYHIENIQKILSESDEISLQKMSEQLNFCALIRKKIEEELLEDAPVVVAKGNVIASGVSVELDELRNISTSSKDILKDIQERESKNTGITSLKIGYNNVFGYYLEVTNVHKDKVPEEWHRKQTLTGSERYITEELKVLESKILGAEEKILLIEHQLYSNLIISLSDYIVPIQLNATIAAKLDILLSFASLANEYNYIRPEINNTYVLDIKNGRHPVIEQQLEPGENYIANNVFLDTEKQQIIIITGPNMSGKSALLRQTALIVLLAQMGSFVPAESAKIGLVDKLFTRVGASDNISSGESTFMVEMNETASILNNISNRSLILLDEIGRGTSTYDGISIAWSIAEYLHEHPTFKAKVLFATHYHELNEMAKQFKRIKNYHISVKEIQNKVIFLRKLKEGGSEHSFGIHVAKMAGIPQIIVDRSNEMLKTLEDTHRKRDFNKPIENKNKRNDKNDFQLSFIQLDDPLLYQIRDDILNTDINTLTPIEALMKLNEIKKLLGK
- a CDS encoding TonB-dependent receptor, with translation MKNKFLLLVFLAFVTALPQAFSQGVTTSSISGKVVDNAGEAIPMANVVVIHTPTGTEYGTVTMDDGGFNIRNMRVGGPYKVVVSFVGFENTEETGIYLQLNKTSNVLVTLQPSATELAEVEILAKEEGELNAEQTGAMTSIDSKQIQSLPNISRSSGDLTRLTPQADGNSFGGRNKLYNNFSLDGSIFNNSFGLDYATPGGQADAQPVSLDAIEQIQVSLAPFDVREGGFTGAGINAVTKSGTNEIKATVYTFLRNENMIGDKVSGVDAPNLDFSTSQTGFSVGGPIIKNKLFFFVNAEAERRDQLAHGFVADNGTNSGPNVTSVLESDIIAVQQHLLNEWGYDAGAYQGYNHETYNNKFLAKLDWNIAKNHTLTLRYNMLDAWKDILPHPEAIIGRGPTSYRLPFENSSYTINNKIHSVVAELNSIFSTNIANKLMFSYTGFRDSRDPHSAPFPVIDIFDENGNLAITAGSEMFSTHNILDQDVFQFTDNLTYYMNNHTITAGVNLEVFKFNNSFNLFYYPWHMFFGGVDEFLATTSEDMDFNAEVAAAQQKPFAMSEVDVAQLGLYLQDEFKVNDQFNLTFGLRIDVPIYLNSIEETDATLEAANFDGWVDEDGNSTVVDPTIWPSARVLWSPRIGFNYDVKGDNSLRLRGGTGIFTGRIPFVWLGNQASNPGINPGYTFQVNSTSEDFRFPQVWKSNLAADWNLGNGLIVGFEGIYGKDINAVVHRNYNMSAPSSNLSGTGDTRAIFGGFNEANIYSSDANAIGFLDAGAIVMDNVSEGYQYSLTGKIQKAFAFGLRADVAYTYQESKDYTSIPAEIAADAFQRNPVVGDPNDPTLSWSRYGLKHRIISSFMYQTSYKNMASSFGLIFEAGQGNRYSFTYAGDLNQDGIMNNDLLYVPASSNDIHFGTVEEGVGIEAANASAQWAALDAFIEQDDYLSTRRGTYAERNGASLPWFAQMDFRVMQDFYFDIKGKKHTIQLSLDIMNLGNMINSNWGVRQYATTYNPIAVTGVDANNVPYFNFDTNLTDSYIDAFSVASKWQMQFGVRYIF
- a CDS encoding dimethyl sulfoxide reductase anchor subunit; this encodes MKKELNLAEKKKNGISSEWSLLVFSLLTTLLVAAFYAAFSKGLSIKPELFIGLAILGGILSMAHLGKKLRAWRAVLNIRKSWLSREIVAYSLFVPLASLWLFFPQQNELGLLATILGLLTLVSIDNIYRQLPSKKENKYHSADVLFFTVFLYVAILVFNPWMFFGALILKAYLYITRKIMFQKVGNDIRLVFSVFRILLGFIVPVVLFFTLGFDTVNYSVLISVVLGEVIDRIEFYLEL